In one window of Candidatus Lernaella stagnicola DNA:
- a CDS encoding radical SAM protein, with protein sequence MSERFPIPTRAACPTCHRDGPAWIVEKNGDAYLRVTCPEHGEDEVFFWRDAELYLRLFRDRTPGVLPDGPLDLRAGDAAGFVTTYALDVTLRCNMRCPTCVSAVGNETPPDPSFDELIARLPDHRGDRFPPNLALVGGESTLREDLPEIIAAIRQRGMEPRLNTNGVRLAEDGFLARLRQAGLRWVILQFDGMDAAPSVAFRNQDVSALKFDVIDRVGAQGMFVHLAVMVDKEVNGEQLGDILRFAARTPHVRRVSFYPRSHIGRVDDPARAGTHLADVLGALERTTNDEITRRDILAGGRLGKWLHRVTGHPMFRRRVCILPFVLVRDGDRLVPAARLLRPSGPFRYPRAFATFMAAARRSRRVDEGAWGPDVLFCNIEKFYELHALDLVGARMCHHVYLTGAGARPFCVYNNLLREGACR encoded by the coding sequence ATGAGCGAGCGCTTTCCTATCCCGACCCGGGCCGCGTGCCCGACCTGTCACCGCGACGGACCGGCGTGGATCGTCGAGAAGAACGGCGACGCCTACCTGCGCGTCACCTGCCCCGAACACGGCGAGGATGAGGTTTTCTTCTGGCGCGACGCCGAGCTGTACCTGCGACTTTTCCGCGACCGCACGCCGGGGGTTTTGCCCGACGGCCCGCTCGACCTTCGCGCGGGCGACGCCGCCGGATTCGTGACGACCTACGCGCTGGACGTCACGCTGCGCTGTAACATGCGTTGCCCGACCTGCGTGTCGGCCGTCGGCAACGAAACCCCGCCGGACCCTTCTTTTGACGAACTCATCGCGCGTTTGCCCGATCATCGCGGCGACCGCTTCCCGCCCAACCTCGCCTTGGTCGGCGGCGAGTCGACCCTGCGCGAGGACCTGCCGGAGATCATCGCGGCGATTCGTCAGCGCGGTATGGAGCCGCGCCTGAACACCAACGGCGTGCGCCTGGCCGAAGACGGTTTTCTGGCGCGCCTGCGGCAGGCCGGTCTGCGCTGGGTCATCCTGCAGTTCGACGGCATGGACGCCGCGCCGTCGGTGGCGTTTCGCAATCAGGATGTCAGCGCGCTGAAATTCGACGTGATCGACAGAGTCGGTGCGCAGGGGATGTTCGTTCACCTCGCGGTGATGGTCGACAAAGAGGTTAACGGCGAGCAACTCGGCGACATTCTGCGCTTCGCGGCGCGCACGCCGCACGTACGCCGCGTCTCGTTTTATCCGCGTTCGCACATCGGCCGCGTTGACGACCCCGCCCGCGCCGGCACGCATCTGGCCGACGTTCTTGGCGCCCTCGAACGAACCACGAACGACGAAATCACCCGCCGGGATATTCTCGCCGGCGGCCGCCTCGGCAAATGGCTGCACCGCGTGACCGGGCATCCGATGTTTCGCCGACGCGTCTGCATCCTGCCCTTTGTCCTGGTGCGCGACGGCGACCGCCTCGTGCCCGCCGCCCGCCTGCTGCGCCCCAGCGGCCCGTTTCGCTACCCGCGGGCGTTCGCCACCTTCATGGCCGCCGCCCGCCGCAGCCGTCGCGTCGACGAAGGCGCGTGGGGTCCGGACGTGCTGTTTTGCAACATCGAGAAATTCTATGAACTGCACGCGTTGGACCTGGTCGGCGCGCGCATGTGCCACCACGTCTACCTCACCGGCGCGGGCGCGCGACCCTTTTGCGTGTATAACAACCTGCTGCGCGAAGGGGCCTGTCGATGA
- a CDS encoding radical SAM protein, which yields MIAVRGAPRVLFAKPAPGYRAWPFSNDFTRTLYRAPSSAYPALTAAVGGDGIAFYDGVFEPGATPERLARLAAQFPIVAMGVVSPVMALTTEVQVRALRKFAPDTRIVLGGHHPTFYAEQWVRRGVDAVVRHEGEDTFPELVERFLSGADPAGVSGVTWSRDGEPVHEADRVNRRDLDSLPLPDWSIIDFSLYDLGLLPHGRTGTVETARGCGHHCSFCAAAAMWHHHQRFKGVERVTAEIDALYQRGVRQLMIADDNFGVHRERDLAIFDHLAKYDVALWAFVRADTVYHDPEWVRAATAAGLRMALVGFENLSTAVLDAYDKDQKGDLGYAAYREVYRSLKTAGAFVYGLFVRDYEFSDDDAWPARRIAKVCDISAQSRFIPMRGVAGAEKLVEHGYELKDMFYHDRFWPSFTRDGRVQDARFAKALVVDLLKPRNFVKMFFGSYVERTFFRRLYGGLLRDVLAVTPRRWRVARIAARRSWSPQKRQEAIVRLVLGADR from the coding sequence ATGATCGCCGTGCGCGGCGCACCGCGCGTGTTGTTCGCCAAGCCCGCGCCGGGTTACCGCGCCTGGCCCTTTTCCAACGACTTCACGCGCACCTTGTACCGCGCTCCCTCCTCGGCCTATCCCGCCCTAACCGCCGCAGTGGGCGGGGACGGCATCGCGTTTTACGACGGCGTTTTCGAACCGGGGGCTACTCCGGAGAGGTTGGCGCGGCTCGCGGCGCAGTTCCCAATCGTGGCGATGGGCGTCGTTTCGCCGGTCATGGCGCTGACGACCGAAGTGCAGGTTCGCGCGTTGCGAAAATTCGCTCCCGACACGCGCATCGTATTGGGCGGCCACCACCCGACTTTCTACGCCGAGCAATGGGTGCGGCGGGGCGTGGACGCGGTGGTGCGTCATGAAGGCGAGGACACGTTTCCCGAATTGGTCGAACGATTCCTCTCCGGTGCCGACCCGGCCGGTGTGTCGGGCGTCACATGGTCGCGTGACGGCGAGCCGGTGCATGAGGCGGACCGCGTCAACCGGCGCGACCTTGATTCGCTGCCGCTGCCGGACTGGTCGATCATCGACTTTTCGCTGTATGACCTGGGCCTGCTGCCGCACGGGCGCACCGGCACGGTCGAGACGGCGCGGGGTTGCGGCCACCATTGCAGCTTCTGCGCCGCGGCCGCGATGTGGCACCACCATCAACGCTTCAAAGGCGTCGAGCGTGTCACGGCGGAAATCGACGCTCTTTACCAGCGCGGCGTGCGGCAGTTGATGATCGCCGACGATAATTTCGGCGTGCATCGCGAACGCGACCTCGCCATTTTCGATCACCTCGCAAAATACGACGTGGCGTTGTGGGCCTTCGTGCGCGCCGACACGGTCTACCACGACCCCGAGTGGGTGCGGGCCGCGACCGCCGCCGGGCTGCGCATGGCGCTGGTAGGTTTCGAGAACCTCAGCACGGCTGTCCTCGACGCCTACGACAAAGACCAGAAAGGCGATCTGGGCTACGCCGCGTATCGCGAGGTGTACCGCAGTCTCAAAACCGCCGGGGCATTTGTGTACGGGCTTTTCGTGCGCGACTACGAGTTCTCGGACGACGACGCCTGGCCGGCGCGGCGCATCGCCAAGGTGTGCGATATCTCGGCGCAGTCACGCTTCATTCCCATGCGCGGCGTGGCCGGGGCGGAGAAGTTGGTCGAACACGGTTACGAACTCAAAGACATGTTTTACCACGACCGTTTCTGGCCGAGCTTCACCCGTGACGGCCGCGTGCAAGACGCCCGCTTTGCCAAGGCGCTGGTCGTCGACCTGCTCAAGCCGCGCAATTTCGTAAAGATGTTTTTCGGCAGCTACGTGGAGCGCACCTTCTTTCGCCGCCTGTACGGTGGCCTGCTGCGCGACGTGCTGGCCGTCACCCCGCGTCGCTGGCGCGTAGCCCGCATCGCCGCGCGCCGGAGTTGGTCGCCGCAAAAGCGGCAGGAAGCGATTGTGCGCCTCGTGCTGGGAGCCGATCGATGA
- a CDS encoding radical SAM protein: MNRRRRATAFWRGTATVDAPPASLAIETTTCCNLECVGCLRQWDSMPAGHMDATVYEAALAWPGIESVLLYGLGEPLLDPDIFDRIAAARARGLFVQLSTNGTLLDEHRRASLLDAQPHVVIVSLDAADAETYRRVRGEADFNAVTENLRAFAAAAAPRGIACIVQMVLLPENRDRVDHFRSAFASLPGVTLRFKADETLPRRQAAQHRRAGRVCPVLFAGPTFIRVDGSVLPCCHMLEEEPLGRVGDVDPDALWHHERLRELRVLHGAGRIEEIAACNRCSLPLPPRSITATALLLPPRVFRRLLPFVERLLR, encoded by the coding sequence ATGAACCGCCGCCGCCGCGCCACCGCCTTTTGGCGAGGCACCGCCACGGTCGACGCGCCACCGGCATCGTTGGCCATTGAAACCACGACGTGCTGCAACCTCGAGTGCGTCGGTTGCCTGCGGCAGTGGGACTCCATGCCCGCCGGGCACATGGACGCCACGGTGTACGAGGCCGCACTCGCGTGGCCGGGAATTGAATCGGTGCTGTTGTACGGTCTGGGCGAACCGCTGCTCGATCCCGACATTTTCGACCGCATCGCGGCCGCCCGGGCGCGTGGCCTGTTCGTGCAGCTAAGCACCAACGGCACACTGCTGGACGAACACCGGCGAGCCTCGTTGCTCGATGCCCAGCCGCATGTCGTGATCGTTTCACTCGACGCCGCCGATGCGGAGACGTATCGCCGGGTGCGCGGCGAAGCCGACTTCAACGCTGTTACCGAAAACCTGCGCGCCTTTGCCGCCGCCGCCGCGCCGCGCGGCATTGCCTGCATCGTGCAAATGGTGCTGCTGCCCGAGAACCGCGATCGGGTCGACCACTTCCGCAGCGCGTTCGCCTCCCTGCCCGGTGTCACGTTGCGCTTCAAGGCCGACGAAACACTGCCCCGCCGCCAAGCCGCGCAACATCGTCGCGCCGGCCGCGTTTGCCCCGTGCTTTTTGCCGGGCCGACCTTCATCCGCGTGGACGGCTCCGTGTTGCCTTGCTGTCACATGTTGGAAGAGGAACCGCTGGGCCGGGTGGGCGACGTCGATCCCGACGCCCTGTGGCACCACGAGCGCTTGCGAGAATTACGCGTGTTGCACGGCGCCGGACGAATCGAAGAAATCGCCGCGTGCAACCGCTGCTCCCTGCCTCTGCCGCCGCGCAGCATCACCGCGACCGCCCTGTTGCTGCCGCCGCGTGTTTTCCGCCGATTGCTGCCGTTCGTGGAACGCTTACTGAGGTGA
- the galK gene encoding galactokinase, translated as MSKTPELSASFFEAFGEQPEAIAFAPGRVNLIGEHTDYNEGFVLPMAIEFGVYAAGRLTSSGRVRAYSANFPGEATNFTVGLEPQDTGWNHFLRAIVAELLVSGIRPTGLDLFFLGDVPDGAGLSSSAAFSVAAAMLVAELVGKPWRDNIALARLCQAAEHRTGVMCGLLDQMASATCRADSAMLLDCRDLSYSMIPLDRAKLTLIVGDTQVKRELADGRYNQRRLECEAAATALGAQSLRDVSLEMLDAARDTIADELWRRARHVVTENERVHRFAAALAAGDYESIGAIANVGHASLRDDFEVSCPELDAMAESFCRSGANGARMVGAGFGGATIALVDPDAAADVLADAQSLYEEATGRPGAFYLVTPGDGARVTRQSIRPPSPQ; from the coding sequence ATGTCAAAAACGCCTGAGCTGAGCGCATCGTTTTTCGAAGCCTTTGGCGAGCAGCCCGAGGCGATCGCTTTTGCGCCGGGCCGGGTGAATCTGATTGGTGAGCACACTGACTACAACGAGGGCTTCGTTCTGCCGATGGCGATTGAGTTCGGCGTCTACGCGGCGGGGCGGCTGACATCCAGCGGGCGCGTTCGCGCCTACAGCGCCAATTTTCCCGGCGAGGCCACGAATTTCACCGTCGGCTTGGAACCTCAAGATACGGGCTGGAATCATTTTTTGCGCGCCATCGTGGCCGAACTGCTGGTATCCGGAATCCGGCCGACCGGCCTCGACCTTTTTTTCCTCGGCGACGTGCCCGACGGCGCGGGTCTATCCAGCTCCGCGGCGTTCAGCGTGGCCGCGGCGATGCTCGTGGCGGAACTCGTCGGTAAACCGTGGCGCGACAACATTGCGCTGGCGCGGCTCTGTCAGGCGGCCGAACACCGTACCGGCGTGATGTGCGGCCTGCTGGATCAGATGGCGAGCGCGACGTGCCGGGCCGACAGCGCCATGTTGCTGGATTGCCGCGACCTGTCCTACAGCATGATACCGCTCGATCGTGCGAAACTGACACTCATCGTGGGCGACACCCAGGTCAAACGCGAATTGGCCGACGGTCGATACAATCAACGCCGCCTGGAATGCGAGGCTGCCGCGACGGCCCTGGGCGCGCAGAGCTTGCGCGACGTGTCGCTGGAGATGCTGGACGCCGCCCGCGACACGATCGCCGACGAACTTTGGCGCCGCGCCCGGCACGTGGTAACCGAGAACGAACGAGTACACCGCTTCGCTGCGGCACTTGCGGCGGGCGACTACGAAAGCATCGGCGCGATTGCCAATGTCGGCCACGCCAGTCTGCGCGACGATTTCGAAGTCTCCTGTCCGGAACTCGACGCCATGGCCGAGTCGTTCTGCCGATCGGGCGCGAACGGCGCGCGGATGGTGGGTGCGGGTTTCGGCGGCGCCACGATCGCCCTGGTCGACCCGGACGCCGCGGCCGACGTTCTGGCCGACGCGCAATCCCTATACGAAGAAGCCACCGGCCGTCCGGGCGCGTTTTACCTCGTCACCCCCGGCGACGGCGCGCGCGTGACACGGCAGTCAATCCGTCCCCCATCACCTCAGTAA